From a single Lacerta agilis isolate rLacAgi1 chromosome 3, rLacAgi1.pri, whole genome shotgun sequence genomic region:
- the NANP gene encoding N-acylneuraminate-9-phosphatase: protein MGLQGVKAVFFDLDNTLIDTAAAGRRAIEEVINVLQSEHHCDEKEARLICDQVQAKLLKECHDPSKMCITDLRIQHWEEAIQEIKGGTANRNLATECYFLWKTTRLQHLTLAEETRGMLSNLRKYVRLLLLTNGDTQTQREKIEACACQPYFDAIVVGGEQKEEKPASSIFRHCCELLGVQPEDCVMVGDSLDTDIQGGLNAGFKATVWINKTVTPPKDISPVPHYIISSVLDLPGLLQNKGDANLEINKLAGICNVCDSSTEEPRTLTC from the exons atggGGCTGCAAGGGGTCAAGGCTGTTTTCTTTGACTTGGACAACACGCTGATCGACACCGCCGCCGCAGGCAGGAGAGCCATTGAGGAG GTGATAAATGTATTGCAGTCAGAGCATCATTGTGATGAAAAAGAAGCTCGCCTGATTTGTGATCAAGTCCAAGCCAAACTCCTCAAAGAGTGCCACGATCCTTCTAAGATGTGTATTACTGACTTAAGGATTCAGCACTGGGAAGAAGCTATACAAGAAATAAAGGGAGGAACAGCCAACCGCAATCTAGCTACAGAATGTTATTTCCTTTGGAAAACTACCCGCCTGCAACATCTGACCTTGGCAGAAGAGACACGGGGGATGCTCAGCAACCTTAGAAAATATGTCCGTTTGCTTCTACTGACAAATGGAGACACTCAGACACAAAGAGAAAAAATTGAAGCCTGTGCTTGCCAGCCATACTTTGATGCCATTGTTGTGGGGGGAGAGCAAAAAGAAGAGAAACCAGCCTCATCTATATTTCGTCACTGTTGTGAACTTCTAGGGGTTCAGCCTGAGGATTGTGTGATGGTTGGTGACTCTTTAGATACAGACATTCAAGGAGGCCTGAATGCAGGTTTTAAAGCAACAGTTTGGATAAATAAAACTGTCACGCCCCCAAAAGACATTTCTCCAGTCCCTCACTATATTATTTCTTCTGTTCTTGATCTTCCAGGacttttacaaaacaaaggaGATGCTAACTTAGAAATTAACAAGTTGGCTGGTATTTGTAACGTGTGCGATAGTTCCACTGAGGAACCTAGGACTTTAACCTGCTAG